A window from Lachnoanaerobaculum umeaense encodes these proteins:
- a CDS encoding M14 family zinc carboxypeptidase yields MQKKYILGVITLSACITLTQVMPAFAGIIGHSSASYYSAQQEAQAVQPQSNEFKFLRTDMYTYQDMENDINLLKNQYEGVTSDSIGTTPDGRSIYRITVGNREASKKILVVGAIHAREYITASVVMRQVKEMLDYRRNGDTTLDRVCIQYVPMINPDGVAISQSGIDGLIKEESKQKLQAIIDSWSDWGLKENQDKYNWFLNKWKNNLNGVDLNHNFPTQGWEQRGDSRKKPSNEFYKGPSGGSESETKDLMKLVNDENFDAVLNYHTQGQIIYWSNQHASAEVLAKDKAMADIVAAHTGYKLVAPEADGSKFGVGFKDWLDWEKGIPSVTVEVGIGTSPVPETQIETIWQQNAGVLPDIAKYVLGE; encoded by the coding sequence ATGCAAAAGAAATATATTTTGGGAGTAATTACACTGTCAGCATGTATTACACTGACACAGGTAATGCCTGCCTTTGCAGGAATAATAGGACATAGTTCAGCAAGCTATTATAGTGCTCAACAAGAGGCACAGGCAGTGCAGCCACAAAGTAATGAGTTTAAATTTTTAAGAACAGATATGTATACATATCAGGATATGGAAAATGATATAAACCTTTTAAAAAATCAATATGAGGGTGTTACTTCAGATTCTATTGGAACTACACCGGATGGAAGAAGTATTTATAGAATAACTGTAGGCAATAGAGAGGCTTCAAAGAAGATATTGGTGGTTGGAGCTATTCATGCGAGAGAATATATTACAGCTTCTGTAGTAATGCGTCAAGTTAAGGAGATGCTTGATTACAGAAGAAATGGTGATACAACTCTGGATAGAGTTTGTATACAGTATGTTCCTATGATAAATCCGGATGGAGTAGCAATATCTCAAAGCGGAATAGACGGACTTATTAAGGAAGAATCTAAGCAGAAACTTCAGGCAATCATAGACAGTTGGTCTGACTGGGGGCTTAAGGAAAATCAGGACAAATACAATTGGTTTTTAAACAAGTGGAAAAATAACTTAAATGGTGTAGATCTCAATCACAACTTTCCTACACAGGGCTGGGAGCAAAGAGGAGACAGTAGAAAGAAACCATCCAATGAATTTTATAAGGGACCTAGTGGAGGTTCTGAGAGTGAAACTAAGGATTTGATGAAACTTGTAAATGATGAAAATTTTGATGCTGTGCTAAATTATCACACACAGGGACAAATTATTTATTGGTCAAATCAGCATGCTTCGGCAGAGGTTTTGGCAAAAGACAAGGCAATGGCTGATATTGTGGCAGCTCATACAGGATATAAGCTTGTAGCACCTGAGGCTGATGGCTCTAAGTTTGGTGTAGGATTTAAAGACTGGCTTGATTGGGAGAAGGGTATTCCAAGTGTTACAGTTGAGGTTGGAATAGGAACTTCACCTGTACCTGAAACCCAGATAGAGACAATTTGGCAACAGAATGCAGGAGTATTACCTGACATAGCAAAATATGTTCTTGGAGAATAA
- a CDS encoding CPBP family intramembrane glutamic endopeptidase, with protein MNLLEKIRPKEKLKYLRWFDILIVTAILFGIFIITSTQIFIGLLQSNPQAIQDSAESMEIATDGAAYSGNFTLQATLLIITLLYLLIRNFDFKQLKIRLHWSVIIWVPVLFAIMGLFGDLVTTVSGEYNYFDPSLIQYMNPIEILNKFLALSPLAIGYALLNGFYEEFFFLGLMTSVKDEHKWYALAFSTLIRVSFHTYQGLLWSLVIGVVYGLFYYFMYKKVIKNLLPFFLMHALADMFGSSLIYLLISWNY; from the coding sequence ATGAATTTATTGGAAAAAATCAGACCAAAAGAAAAACTTAAGTATTTAAGATGGTTTGATATACTTATTGTTACCGCTATTTTATTCGGTATATTTATCATAACATCGACCCAAATATTTATTGGATTACTTCAGTCAAATCCACAGGCTATACAAGATTCAGCAGAATCTATGGAAATAGCAACTGATGGAGCGGCCTACTCAGGCAACTTCACATTACAAGCTACTCTTCTCATAATTACATTGCTATATTTGCTTATCAGAAACTTTGATTTTAAACAATTAAAAATAAGATTACACTGGTCAGTAATCATCTGGGTTCCGGTACTCTTTGCTATCATGGGACTCTTTGGTGACCTGGTTACTACAGTGAGTGGCGAGTACAATTACTTTGATCCTTCACTTATACAGTATATGAATCCTATAGAAATATTGAATAAGTTTTTGGCACTGTCACCACTTGCAATCGGATATGCCCTACTGAACGGATTTTATGAAGAATTTTTCTTTCTTGGTCTTATGACATCTGTAAAAGATGAACATAAATGGTACGCTCTGGCTTTTTCAACATTGATCAGAGTATCATTCCACACATATCAAGGTCTTCTCTGGTCATTGGTAATAGGTGTGGTATATGGGCTCTTCTATTATTTCATGTACAAGAAAGTAATAAAGAATTTGTTACCTTTCTTCCTTATGCATGCACTTGCTGATATGTTTGGTTCATCACTAATATATCTACTTATATCTTGGAACTATTAA
- a CDS encoding YhfC family intramembrane metalloprotease — protein MDRVPFLSMVFIAISCVVGFAIPVILFIYFRKKKHADISPFFVGFTIFMGMVMTWEASIHRAVFGSTFGVNLKNNIMLYALYGGLMAAAFEEIGRLIAFGFILRKKYRDKNINACMYGAGHGGLEATVILGFTMISNLLLSFTINSGNISDVLGRLSGDNLVQFEASIKTLIMSPSYIFLLGIFERVFTVIIQISLSVLVWFAVKRRKFLFVIAFLLHFAVDAMSIIMAGIHMPAILIELILGIEAALIAVFVRKIYVLES, from the coding sequence ATGGATAGAGTTCCTTTTTTAAGTATGGTATTTATAGCTATATCCTGTGTGGTCGGGTTTGCAATTCCAGTTATACTTTTTATTTATTTCAGGAAGAAAAAACATGCGGATATATCACCATTTTTTGTTGGCTTTACTATATTTATGGGTATGGTGATGACATGGGAAGCCTCGATTCATAGAGCGGTATTTGGATCAACTTTTGGAGTGAATTTAAAGAATAATATAATGCTTTATGCATTATATGGCGGTCTGATGGCAGCAGCATTTGAAGAAATTGGAAGACTTATTGCATTTGGGTTTATCCTTAGAAAAAAATACAGAGATAAAAATATAAATGCATGCATGTATGGTGCTGGACATGGAGGTCTTGAGGCGACAGTGATTTTGGGCTTTACTATGATAAGCAATTTGCTTCTTTCATTTACTATAAACAGCGGTAATATATCCGATGTTTTAGGTAGATTATCAGGAGATAATCTAGTACAGTTTGAAGCAAGTATAAAAACATTGATAATGTCACCGTCATATATATTTCTGCTTGGTATATTTGAGAGAGTGTTTACAGTAATTATACAAATTTCATTATCAGTTTTGGTATGGTTTGCTGTGAAAAGAAGAAAGTTTTTATTTGTTATAGCTTTTTTACTTCATTTTGCAGTGGATGCAATGAGTATCATTATGGCGGGTATCCATATGCCGGCTATTTTGATAGAACTTATTTTGGGCATAGAGGCAGCTTTAATTGCAGTATTTGTAAGAAAGATATATGTATTAGAAAGTTAA
- a CDS encoding RtcB family protein: protein MCDDAMENCQVDEVAKSQVKMICDNEVSYGAKIRVMPDVHPGKVGPIGLTMSVGDKILPALVGVDIGCGMLATKLGKIRNDFKKLDTVIRDNIPVGFGLRKDVHTHADRVELKYLKCFSHIRLEKALLSLGTLGGGNHFIELDIAENGEVYIIIHTGSRHLGKEVAEYYMKLGQESLKEKGISDVPFEMTYLCGSLMEDYLHDLKIVEEYAILNRKIIAAEIIKKMKWKVIEEISCSHNYVDFLGNQLILRKGAISAKIDEKVIIPINMKEGVLLGRGLGNEEWNSSAPHGSGRVLSREAVNSSHTVSEFKKEMKGIYTTCISRDTLDEAPFAYRGIDYIKAAIKDTVEVENVLTPIYNYKGGDRK from the coding sequence ATGTGTGATGATGCTATGGAGAATTGCCAGGTGGATGAAGTGGCAAAGTCTCAAGTGAAAATGATTTGTGATAATGAAGTATCGTATGGTGCTAAGATAAGAGTGATGCCGGATGTTCACCCGGGTAAGGTAGGTCCTATAGGCCTTACGATGAGCGTGGGAGATAAAATACTGCCCGCTCTAGTTGGCGTTGATATCGGATGTGGCATGCTAGCTACTAAGTTAGGAAAGATAAGAAATGATTTTAAAAAACTGGATACTGTTATCAGAGATAATATTCCGGTTGGATTTGGACTAAGGAAAGATGTACATACACATGCAGATAGGGTTGAATTAAAATATCTTAAATGTTTTTCTCATATCAGACTGGAAAAGGCATTACTTAGTCTTGGAACTTTAGGTGGTGGGAATCATTTCATTGAGCTTGATATAGCAGAAAATGGAGAAGTCTATATTATAATACATACAGGTAGCAGACATCTTGGGAAAGAAGTGGCTGAGTATTATATGAAATTGGGACAGGAGTCACTGAAAGAAAAGGGAATAAGTGATGTACCTTTTGAAATGACCTATCTTTGTGGCAGCTTGATGGAAGACTATTTGCATGATTTGAAAATAGTTGAAGAATATGCTATTTTAAACAGAAAAATAATCGCAGCTGAGATAATAAAGAAGATGAAATGGAAGGTCATAGAAGAGATTTCATGTTCTCACAATTATGTAGATTTTTTGGGAAATCAGCTTATATTAAGGAAAGGTGCTATTTCAGCTAAGATAGATGAAAAGGTGATTATTCCTATAAATATGAAAGAGGGTGTCTTGCTTGGAAGAGGTCTTGGAAATGAGGAATGGAATAGTTCGGCACCACATGGAAGTGGAAGAGTGCTTTCAAGGGAAGCAGTGAATTCTTCTCATACAGTTTCTGAATTTAAAAAAGAAATGAAGGGTATATACACTACCTGTATAAGTAGGGATACTTTAGATGAAGCCCCTTTTGCATATAGAGGAATTGACTATATAAAAGCGGCTATAAAAGACACGGTAGAGGTGGAAAATGTTCTTACTCCAATATATAACTATAAGGGAGGGGACAGAAAATGA
- the prfH gene encoding peptide chain release factor H — protein sequence MILQISAGMGPVECQRATFGICKALMKEIPSLEILSSVKGEEKETFYSVMIESREDLSYLEGTMLWICKSKYRPEHKRKNWFIDVSIIPETELIDEDFADSDIVIEKFHANGPGGQNVNKVETGVRVIHIPTGIRISSTRERSQLMNKKDALRKLAVVLKNRNNLEKGNGRSNAWSKHSEIVRGNPVRVYEGEKFILKK from the coding sequence ATGATCTTACAAATAAGTGCAGGTATGGGACCGGTAGAATGTCAAAGAGCTACATTTGGTATATGTAAAGCACTAATGAAGGAAATACCTTCTTTAGAGATTTTAAGTTCTGTAAAAGGGGAGGAAAAAGAAACTTTTTATTCTGTAATGATTGAATCTAGGGAGGATTTATCATATCTGGAAGGAACTATGCTTTGGATATGTAAGAGTAAGTATAGACCGGAGCATAAGAGAAAAAACTGGTTTATAGATGTAAGTATTATTCCTGAAACGGAGTTGATAGATGAGGATTTTGCAGATAGTGATATAGTAATAGAAAAATTTCATGCAAATGGACCTGGAGGTCAAAATGTGAATAAGGTTGAGACCGGAGTGAGAGTTATACATATTCCAACAGGTATAAGAATAAGTTCAACAAGAGAGCGTAGTCAGCTTATGAATAAGAAGGATGCACTTAGAAAGCTTGCCGTTGTTTTAAAAAATAGAAATAATCTTGAAAAGGGGAATGGAAGGAGTAATGCATGGAGTAAACATAGTGAAATTGTTAGGGGCAACCCTGTAAGAGTATATGAGGGCGAAAAGTTTATATTGAAAAAATAA
- a CDS encoding LptF/LptG permease family protein: protein MDERYDLYENNIEDIGISYDLNKNTDVKSFSWALGIFYILVLYGCITYTIMGISKTEKGTLIYILVNMALFVILMIFLVIQIVEAFREAKRSNIDYFIKGYLFYKYTLLPSTLFFVLVSLIIFIGGLGISLAAFVVPPMLFAVPAFLVLAFILPIVLLTVSFVVSLPGLVFAIFIISMSKKQKGMSIGGVVWHIICQMIIIVDIIDGLYILGHYWKRGKIASIVTGICASMIILATVIWANAV from the coding sequence ATGGATGAAAGATATGATTTATATGAGAACAATATAGAAGATATTGGTATTTCATATGATTTGAATAAAAATACTGATGTGAAGAGCTTCTCATGGGCTTTGGGTATATTTTATATCTTAGTACTATATGGCTGTATAACTTATACTATTATGGGAATAAGTAAAACAGAGAAAGGTACTTTGATATATATACTTGTAAATATGGCTTTATTTGTAATATTGATGATATTTCTAGTAATACAAATTGTAGAGGCCTTTAGGGAAGCTAAAAGGAGTAATATAGATTATTTTATAAAAGGATATCTTTTTTATAAGTATACATTGCTTCCATCTACACTGTTTTTTGTTTTGGTATCACTGATAATATTTATTGGTGGGCTTGGGATTTCATTAGCGGCATTTGTAGTTCCTCCAATGCTTTTTGCAGTACCGGCTTTTTTAGTGTTAGCTTTTATTCTGCCGATTGTTTTACTCACAGTATCTTTTGTAGTATCATTGCCGGGATTGGTATTTGCTATTTTTATTATAAGTATGAGTAAGAAGCAAAAGGGTATGAGTATAGGTGGAGTGGTCTGGCACATTATATGCCAAATGATAATTATAGTGGATATTATAGATGGACTATATATTTTAGGGCATTATTGGAAGAGAGGTAAGATAGCGTCTATAGTTACAGGTATATGTGCCAGTATGATTATATTAGCCACAGTAATATGGGCTAATGCTGTCTAA
- a CDS encoding HAD-IC family P-type ATPase, with protein MDYKYDTATGLTQSEVEKRVALGQVNRSNISTDKTTGEIILSNIFTYFNLIFLIISILLIAVGSFRNLTFLPVIIGNTVIGIVQELRAKNTLEKMNLLNAPHADVLRDGKLKNILSEELVKDDIILLTAGKQICADAIVISGSVQVNESLLTGESDEVEKNVGSNLMSGSFVVSGECYASLEKVGDESYISKLSIEAKTMKNKEQSEMIRHINLIVKTVGIVIIPIGVILFWQSYYINGDTLRKSVTSMVAAVLGMIPEGLYLLTTVALAISTMKLASKKVLLHDMKSIETLARVDMLCVDKTGTITKPDMNVEDLFLCKNAIELISEEKFREILFSYAHASKDNNTTMQALKEYVNENGKEGEFKSPIKVLPFSSTLKYGSVTFEDGCYLLGAPEIILKDNFYTLENEILPQTEKGNRVLLFARYDGSDIEYGINGNVIPIGFVVFANPIRDNAIETFSYFKAQGVNIKVISGDNPKTVSQIAIQAGIENAQNYIDASILDSDEKICKAVSNYTVFGRVTPKQKQKLVKALKDEGHTVAMTGDGVNDILAMKDADCSVAMASGSEAATWAAQVVLLDSDFAHMPDLVYEGRRVVNNIERSASLFLVKNIFSLLLALLSAIFMFTYPLEPAQISFVSMFTIGIPGFLLALEPNKNRIKGHFMKNVLIKALPGGLTDVIAVFAIVICGNVFTISEESIGTIATMVMSVIGFMILIKISYPLDKRKYIIIAINIFGLVFTGIFLRKLFALTNLYKVSILLMIIFGFAAESLFRNLTVLVEKVQMLYNDKKVKRGSSL; from the coding sequence ATGGATTATAAATATGATACAGCAACAGGATTGACTCAGAGTGAGGTTGAAAAAAGGGTGGCTCTGGGTCAAGTAAATAGATCGAATATAAGCACAGACAAAACTACCGGAGAAATAATATTGTCAAATATATTTACCTACTTTAATTTGATATTTTTGATTATTTCCATATTGCTAATAGCAGTAGGTTCATTTAGAAACCTTACATTTTTACCGGTTATTATTGGAAATACTGTTATAGGTATTGTTCAAGAATTGCGTGCAAAAAACACGCTGGAAAAGATGAATTTACTTAATGCTCCACATGCAGATGTGTTAAGAGACGGTAAATTGAAAAATATATTGTCAGAAGAACTGGTAAAGGATGATATAATCCTTTTGACTGCCGGAAAGCAAATTTGTGCAGATGCTATAGTTATAAGTGGAAGTGTACAGGTCAATGAATCCTTACTCACAGGTGAATCCGACGAAGTAGAAAAGAATGTTGGAAGCAATTTGATGTCCGGAAGTTTTGTAGTATCCGGAGAGTGTTATGCCAGTCTTGAGAAAGTAGGAGATGAGTCCTATATTTCAAAGCTAAGTATTGAAGCTAAAACAATGAAAAATAAGGAACAGTCTGAGATGATAAGACATATTAACTTGATTGTAAAGACTGTTGGTATTGTTATTATTCCTATTGGTGTAATTTTATTTTGGCAAAGTTATTATATAAATGGTGATACTTTAAGAAAAAGTGTAACTTCTATGGTAGCGGCAGTGCTTGGTATGATACCTGAGGGACTATATCTACTGACTACAGTTGCATTGGCAATCAGCACTATGAAGCTAGCAAGTAAAAAAGTGCTTCTTCATGATATGAAAAGTATAGAGACTCTGGCAAGAGTGGATATGCTTTGTGTGGACAAAACGGGAACTATTACAAAGCCTGATATGAATGTGGAGGATTTATTCTTATGTAAAAATGCAATAGAACTTATTAGTGAAGAGAAGTTTAGAGAAATATTGTTTTCGTATGCCCATGCTTCTAAAGATAATAATACAACTATGCAGGCTCTAAAAGAGTATGTAAATGAGAATGGAAAAGAAGGGGAATTTAAGTCCCCCATTAAAGTATTACCTTTTTCATCCACGCTCAAATATGGAAGTGTTACATTTGAAGATGGCTGTTACTTGCTTGGTGCTCCGGAGATTATTTTAAAAGATAATTTTTATACTTTGGAGAATGAGATCTTACCACAAACAGAGAAGGGGAATCGTGTTTTACTTTTTGCAAGATATGATGGTAGTGACATTGAATATGGTATTAATGGAAATGTAATACCAATAGGCTTTGTTGTTTTTGCAAATCCAATTCGTGACAATGCGATAGAAACATTTAGTTATTTTAAAGCTCAAGGCGTAAATATAAAAGTTATATCAGGTGACAATCCTAAAACAGTTTCACAGATAGCTATTCAGGCAGGTATTGAAAATGCACAAAACTATATTGATGCAAGTATACTTGACAGTGACGAAAAGATTTGTAAGGCTGTTTCAAATTATACAGTTTTTGGACGTGTAACACCAAAGCAAAAACAAAAACTTGTAAAGGCATTGAAGGATGAGGGACATACAGTTGCTATGACAGGTGATGGAGTAAATGATATTTTAGCTATGAAGGATGCAGACTGTAGTGTAGCAATGGCTTCCGGAAGTGAGGCTGCAACTTGGGCTGCTCAAGTTGTGCTTTTAGATTCAGACTTTGCACATATGCCTGATTTGGTATATGAGGGTAGAAGAGTGGTTAACAATATAGAGCGTTCAGCCAGTTTGTTTTTAGTTAAAAATATTTTTTCATTACTTTTAGCATTGCTGTCAGCTATTTTTATGTTTACGTATCCACTTGAACCGGCACAAATTTCTTTTGTAAGTATGTTTACCATAGGTATTCCTGGGTTTCTTTTAGCACTTGAGCCAAATAAGAATAGAATAAAGGGACATTTTATGAAAAATGTATTAATTAAGGCGTTACCTGGAGGATTGACAGATGTAATTGCAGTATTTGCTATAGTGATATGTGGAAATGTGTTTACAATATCAGAGGAGAGTATTGGAACTATTGCAACTATGGTGATGTCTGTTATTGGGTTTATGATTTTAATTAAAATAAGTTATCCACTTGATAAAAGAAAGTATATCATTATAGCTATAAATATTTTTGGACTTGTATTTACCGGAATATTTCTTAGGAAATTGTTTGCACTAACGAATTTATACAAAGTTAGTATTTTGCTTATGATTATTTTTGGATTTGCTGCAGAGTCATTATTTAGAAATTTGACAGTATTAGTAGAAAAAGTGCAAATGTTGTATAATGATAAAAAGGTAAAGCGTGGAAGTAGTTTGTAG
- a CDS encoding ISNCY family transposase, translating to MDEQRKYEVIKGLVDHPDTANKDRAALILGCTKRHINRMIQGYIKDGKAFFIHGNRGKKPATTICPDVRSQVLDLYRTKYYEANFEHFTELLKKHEGISISSSSVMSILESEYILSPKATKAKRRRIKQTLRAKKEAATSKRELSQIQANLVAVEDAHSRRPRCAYFGELLQMDATPYEWVPGQIWHLHLAIDDASGVVTGAWFDTQETLNGYYHVFEQILTDYGIPYKFLTDKRTVFTYKKKGALSDDKDTYTQFAYACKQLGTQLESSSIPQAKGRIERLNQTLQSRLPIELRLAGVTDIHKANEFLHSYIKEFNEKFSLPLYGIKSVFETQPSKEKINLTLAVLTERTVDAGHAIQFEKKFYKMIDHKGVQIHYRKGTKVMLIKAFDRSMFACVNDKDIYALEEIPAHEHKSKDLDADYKQPKPRKPYIPPMNHPWRLDAFNKFAHSQPHRIEEDIKSA from the coding sequence ATGGATGAACAAAGAAAGTATGAAGTTATCAAAGGTCTGGTAGATCACCCCGATACAGCTAATAAGGATAGAGCTGCTCTTATCCTAGGATGCACCAAAAGACATATAAACCGTATGATACAGGGTTATATTAAAGATGGTAAAGCATTCTTTATTCATGGTAACAGAGGTAAGAAGCCGGCTACCACTATCTGTCCTGATGTCAGAAGTCAAGTCCTTGATCTATACAGAACCAAATACTACGAAGCTAACTTTGAACACTTTACAGAGCTTCTAAAAAAGCATGAAGGCATAAGTATCTCTTCTTCCTCTGTAATGAGTATTTTGGAGTCAGAATATATTCTATCTCCAAAGGCTACAAAAGCTAAGCGTAGACGCATTAAGCAAACTCTCAGAGCTAAGAAGGAAGCTGCAACATCAAAAAGGGAATTATCACAGATACAAGCTAACTTAGTAGCAGTTGAAGATGCTCACAGTCGTCGTCCAAGATGTGCTTATTTTGGTGAATTGCTACAGATGGATGCTACCCCTTATGAATGGGTGCCGGGACAGATATGGCATCTACATTTGGCTATTGATGATGCCTCAGGTGTTGTCACAGGTGCCTGGTTTGATACTCAGGAGACTCTTAATGGATACTACCATGTATTTGAGCAGATTCTTACTGATTATGGTATTCCCTATAAGTTTCTTACCGATAAACGAACTGTATTTACTTACAAGAAAAAAGGTGCCTTATCTGACGACAAAGACACCTATACACAGTTTGCATACGCCTGTAAGCAACTTGGCACACAGCTTGAATCAAGCAGTATACCACAAGCTAAAGGACGTATAGAACGATTGAATCAAACCTTACAGTCACGCCTGCCTATTGAGCTAAGGCTCGCAGGCGTAACCGATATCCATAAAGCCAATGAATTCCTTCACTCCTACATAAAAGAATTCAATGAGAAGTTCTCACTTCCACTTTATGGTATCAAATCTGTCTTTGAAACGCAACCGTCTAAAGAAAAAATAAATCTTACTTTGGCGGTTTTAACTGAGAGAACTGTTGATGCCGGACATGCGATTCAATTTGAGAAAAAATTTTATAAGATGATAGATCACAAGGGAGTGCAGATCCATTATCGAAAAGGTACCAAGGTTATGCTTATCAAGGCATTTGATAGGTCTATGTTTGCGTGCGTAAATGACAAAGATATTTATGCACTGGAAGAAATACCGGCTCATGAACATAAATCTAAGGACTTGGACGCTGACTACAAACAGCCAAAGCCTAGAAAGCCTTATATACCGCCTATGAACCATCCTTGGAGATTGGATGCCTTTAATAAATTCGCACACTCACAGCCACACAGAATTGAAGAAGACATAAAAAGTGCATAA
- a CDS encoding nitroreductase family protein → MEFFDVIKRRGSYRGEFESSSISPEDLKIILDAGICAPSGYNLQTTTFYAVKDGETRKKLAEIFPTEATQSAPAIIVVTSKCIHAGDYNLEFEIEDYAASTENIMLAITAMGYAGVWMDGMMKFEGNIDKVRKLLNINCEETPRTIIPFGKPKSMVIQKEKKVFSERVHII, encoded by the coding sequence ATGGAATTTTTTGATGTGATAAAAAGACGAGGAAGTTATCGTGGAGAATTTGAAAGTTCTTCTATTTCGCCGGAAGACTTGAAAATAATTTTAGATGCGGGAATATGTGCACCGTCAGGTTATAATTTGCAAACGACAACTTTTTATGCCGTAAAAGATGGAGAGACTCGTAAGAAGCTTGCTGAAATTTTTCCTACTGAAGCTACGCAATCCGCACCGGCTATTATTGTTGTTACATCTAAATGTATTCATGCGGGAGATTATAATCTGGAGTTTGAAATAGAAGATTATGCGGCTTCAACAGAAAATATTATGCTTGCAATTACTGCAATGGGATATGCCGGGGTTTGGATGGATGGAATGATGAAGTTTGAGGGAAATATAGATAAGGTCAGAAAACTATTGAATATCAATTGTGAAGAAACACCCAGGACAATTATTCCATTCGGAAAGCCAAAGAGTATGGTAATACAGAAAGAAAAAAAAGTATTTTCTGAAAGAGTTCATATTATTTAG
- a CDS encoding DUF1287 domain-containing protein yields the protein MKQKRIFKIIAAGIVLAAIAVLIYNRFSYKETSTKRPRYAYKNKIEQIKSSIDKDGDGVDDQSDILESALEYIQTKPKYESRYYIGGTPNDGYGVCTDVVAAALFGAGYDLQRLVSEDINEHPDNYDIQSPDENIDYRRVRNLQVYFKNNTKSLTTDLSEIEEWQGGDIVIFKKHIGIVSDRRDKNGVPYIIHHGSKYQRAYEQKYLKSKADEIVGHYRWEPGDRR from the coding sequence ATGAAACAAAAAAGAATTTTTAAAATAATTGCTGCTGGTATAGTGCTTGCGGCAATAGCAGTACTTATATATAACAGATTTTCTTATAAAGAAACATCTACAAAGCGTCCAAGGTATGCTTATAAAAATAAGATAGAGCAGATTAAGAGCAGCATCGACAAGGATGGCGATGGTGTTGATGACCAGAGCGACATATTGGAAAGTGCATTGGAATATATACAGACAAAGCCGAAGTATGAGAGCAGATACTATATTGGCGGAACACCAAATGACGGTTATGGTGTTTGTACAGATGTTGTAGCTGCGGCACTTTTCGGCGCAGGATATGATTTACAAAGACTTGTGTCTGAGGATATAAACGAGCATCCGGATAATTATGATATACAATCCCCCGATGAAAATATTGACTATCGCAGAGTAAGAAATCTGCAGGTGTATTTTAAAAATAATACAAAAAGTCTTACTACAGATCTTTCTGAAATAGAAGAGTGGCAGGGTGGAGATATTGTTATTTTTAAAAAGCATATCGGAATAGTATCAGATAGAAGAGATAAAAACGGAGTCCCATATATTATTCATCATGGAAGTAAATATCAAAGAGCATATGAGCAAAAATATCTGAAAAGTAAGGCTGATGAAATAGTCGGGCATTACAGATGGGAGCCTGGGGATAGAAGATAG
- a CDS encoding cupin domain-containing protein, which produces MEEKRIYEMDMVKQEDKKAAKKTPFYQTESTGGSVWVIKPGQTLQKHRHHNSDDIWIILQGEGIFYPEPDKEIPLKKGQVIVSPKGACHGAMNTGTEDIVFVSIVAPVPADYDPIGE; this is translated from the coding sequence ATGGAAGAAAAAAGAATCTATGAAATGGACATGGTAAAACAAGAAGACAAAAAAGCTGCAAAGAAAACACCTTTTTACCAAACAGAATCTACAGGAGGGTCGGTGTGGGTGATTAAACCGGGACAAACCTTGCAGAAGCACCGTCACCACAATTCTGATGATATCTGGATCATTTTACAGGGAGAAGGAATATTCTATCCCGAACCGGATAAAGAGATTCCCTTAAAAAAAGGACAGGTTATCGTTTCTCCTAAAGGTGCATGTCACGGCGCAATGAACACAGGAACAGAGGATATAGTTTTTGTGAGTATCGTTGCACCGGTTCCGGCAGATTATGATCCTATAGGCGAATGA